The nucleotide sequence AAGACTTTCTTATTAACCGAATAGTGATGATAAGCCTCCGCCTATCTCTTCTTCGCTTGGTCCTTTCTTTTCTTCTTCTTTCTTTTCTTCTTTCTTCTCAGCTGCCTGCTGTGTCTGTTGACCTGCAGGGGCTGCTACTGCTGCTACAGGCATTGCAGTAGCTGTCTTCAATATTTCGTCTATATTTACTTCTTTTAAAGCAGCTGCTACAGCTTTTAGTCTAACTTCGTCCACTGTTATTCCTGCTGCACTTAATACATTCTTTATGTTTTCCTCACTTATTTCTTTCTTAGCTGCGTGCAATAGTAAACTTGCGTATATGTACTCCATATATAATCACCTTAAAATACATAAAGAGGTGATATTTAAACTCATCCACCGAATAGTGATGATAAGCCTCCGCCTATCTCTTCTTCGCTTGGTCCTTTCTTTTCTTCTTCTTTCTTTTCTTCTTTCTTCTCAGCTGCCTGTTCAGAGACCTGTGGTTGTGCTTGTATTTGAACTCCTAAATCTACTTTTCCGCTTATTGAAGAGGCAACAGCGTATGCTTTCATTACTGCTTTAGTAAATACTGCCTGTGCTGTCTCTTGAGTTATATAACCTATCTCACTGGCTAGAGCTAATGCATTTCTCATAGCTTTGGTTGCTGTAAATTCAAGGACCTTTGGTTCTGGGTACGCTATTTCTGTGGCTACTGCAAATGCGTTAATATGAGCTTTTCTGATTTCATTAGTATAATCATCAAGGTTAATTGATAATTTATCTCCTGGGATTATTACTCCATTATCATAGGCTATCTTAATGTTTAATTTTACATATACTGGCATTATTCCTAGTTTTTGTAATATTGGTACAATATCTGCTGGTATCTCATCTCCAGGCTTTGCAACTGTTGTGTCTTGTAATATGTGAATTTTTCCATCCTGGACTTTTGTTTTTATTTTCAACTTTCCGAAAACACTGAGCATGGGACCTGCTGCAATACCTGTATCTCCTGCTGGTACAACAACCTCCTCATCTGCCTTATCTCCTGGCAGGGCATATCTCTTTAATTTAAATTTTGATAGGAATAACTGTAATTCGAAGGGATTAGTATCAGTAAATATAAAGGCATTAGGTCCAGTTAGATAGCTTTCAAATAATTTAGTGTCATACCCTGCATTTTTGAGTGCTATGTTAAATAAGTTGTTTTTAGTTACCTTTATGTCAGCTTTTCCTCTTAATTTTTTCCTTATTTCATGAAGTTTATCTGCAGGAAAACCCTCTATATTAGCTATTATTATAGTTTTATGGGTTTTTAATTTTTCAGTAAGTTCAGCTACTTCATCTACTTTCCATTTTGCTATTTTTTTAGTTGTAGTAACTGCCAAACCGATCACGCTCTTTTAACTTTTACAGCTTTACCCATTGTTGTTTTAACATAAATATTTCTTAGATTAGTTTCTACCTTTGCTTTATTCTCTATTGCATTTAATACGGCTATCGCATTCTCAGCTAAGTCTTCAGGCTTCATGTCCTCAGTTCCTATGAATACTTGAACTTGTGGCTGATCCTTGGTCTTTACTAGAACTGATCTCTTGAATCTATTAATATATTCACTGATATCAGCTGTATTGGGTAGAGGTGTAGGAAACTTACCTCTAGGTCCTAAGGCGGGTCCTAATATCCTTCCTGCCAGTGCCATAGATTCCTGGTTAATTAAAAACCACTCATTTTGTCTAGCTAATTTTTTCACTGGTCTTTTTTGTCCTTGTAATTTTTGTAATTCTTCTCTAGTTATCACAACATTGGGAGATGCTTTTTTAGCATATTCGAGTTGTTCGAAGGATGGAACAACAAGAACCCTCTTTGCTTTAGATGGCTGTTTTGGTAAGGGAACTATTTCTCTAAGTTTAAGGTCACCTTTCTTCATATCAATTCCTTTAAACGTAAGTATAATTTCCACACTTTGTGTAAAGTTCCTTTTTACATTATACTCCGTACTAAGTGCCAGTTTTAAGGCTTCTATCAACGATTCTTTATCCGCTAACACTTTCTTCACCCTTCTGCTTCATTCCATTTTTGCTCATAATTAGTTAATAAGTCATTGTATTTTCCTTGATCAATCTCTTTTATTACATCTTTAGGATCTTTTCCTTCAACAGTTATACCTATTGACCTTGCAGTTCCTAGTAAACTCTTTATTGCAGCTGTTAGAGTTTTTGCGCTAAGTTGAGGCTTTTTCTTAATCGCTATGTCAGCAATTTGTTCTAAGTCTAAATTGCCTATCTTCTTGTGGGCTGGATCTCCTGAGGGCTCTTGAGCGTTTATTGCTTTAAGTAATAGTGATGTTGTTGTAGGTACTCCAACTTTTATATCATATTTTTTAGTTGAACTATCGATCTCAATTGTGACTGGTACTGACATTCCTTTAAATTGTGCTGTAACATCATTTATTTTTTTAACAACTTCCTGAACATTAAGTCCTAATTGTGATAGGGTAGGTCCCAATGGTGGACCTGGTTTAGCACTACCTCCTTCTACCATTATTTTTATTGTCTTAGTAGGCAATTATCTGTCACCTCTTAACAGGTTTAACTTGTTCCAAAGGAACTGTAACCTGAACAGGATATGAGGATTCTAAAATATTTAAAACTACTTCATTTTTTGTTGATTCTACTCTCACAACTTGAGCCTGCATACCTCTAAATGGACCACTAATTACCTCTACTAAGTCTCCTTCTTTCACAGCGGGTAATGCAACTGACTTAGAAACAAATTTTGTAACATCTTCTTTCTGAATTAGTCCATGAGCTACTCCTTTAACGTGTCTTATTCCTGATGAAATTAATTTTACTACATGAGGTCCGGTAGCTTCAAGTATCACATAACCCTTTATATTAGGTGGGACTACTACAGAAAAGATTTCATTTATATTATTTGTTTTTATTCTTTCTTCTAAAATAAGAGCCACGTTAATTTCTTGTCCTCCTGTAACTCTTAACACGTAATAATTTCTGTACTTGAAGTCCTCCATTGATAGCACCTTTTTACCTTATTATCAGTGATGTAGTTAACTGTACAATGTAAGCGATGAGACCAACTACAGCCATAACTAAAAGTGTAAGCCTAATACTGTAATTAAATGAATCTTTGTCTGGTTTCTTGGCTACACTAATTATTCTCTTCCAGTCTTCTCGTAGCCTTTTGATAATGTCAGAAATTTTCATTATACTAAAAACTTTCATTTACGAATTTTAACTTTAACTACTGAATATCCTTTCTACAAACCAGTCTGGTGAGAAGGGAATTAAATCATCATAATTCTGTCCTACTCCCATATATACTACAGGTTTTTTCAATTCATACGCTAATGAAAGAGCTATTCCACCTTTAGCATCTGCATCTACTTTGGTAAGAATTACTGCATCATATCCAACATTATTTTCAAAATGTCTAGCCTGTTCTAATGCATCACTTCCTGCTAGCGAGTCTAATATTAAGATCCTAAAATCAGGTTTTGCTATCCTTAAAACCCTCTTAAGTTCTTCAACTAAATCAGAGTCTATATGCATTCTCCCAGCTGTATCAATAAGTACTACATCTATATTTCTACTCTTAGCAAAACTTATGGCATCGAATGCTACCGACGCTGGATCAGCACCATATTTTCCTCTTATTAGTTGAACCTCTAATTTTGATGCATGATAAGCTAGTTGCTCTTGTGCAGCAGCTCTAAATGTATCTGAGGCTGCAATAATTGTAGATAAGTTATTTTTCTTCAGCATATTTACTACTTTTGCTATAGTAGTAGTTTTACCTACTCCATTAACTCCAAAGAATATTATTACAAATGGCTTCTTTCCACTACTTCTTATTTTTTCTATCAAATCTGTTTTTTGATTTTTTGTTAAAATCTCTGTTATAGATTTTTTTAGAGTATTTATTACTATTTCCTCAACTTCCTCTCTTCTACTAACCTTTTTCCCTATCAGATTATTTTTGAGATCTTCTAGTATTTTTTCCGTAACTTCATAAGATACATCAGAATCAAGAAGTTGAAATCTGAGTTCTTCTATAACGTCATTAAGATCGTCCTCTTTTATCGTTTTATACTTCAGGAAATCAAAGAAGGATCGTTTATTCTCCTGCTTATTTTCTTGACCTGTTTGAACTGAAATTTTTTCCTGTTTTTGCTCAATTTTATTTTCCGCTTGTGGTTGTTGTACATTTTGCTGTTGTTGTATAGTCTCTTCTTTTTTACTTTCTAGTTGATCTGTTTGTCTAGTTTCAGGTTCCTTTTTGTTCTCTTCTCCACTAATTTTATCTAAAAAATTTGAGAATGCTTTTTTTAATCTATCAAAACAAATTATTCACCTTTTTTACCTTGCACTTGGGAAAGAATTTCTGCAATTTGATTATAAGCGTCTATTGACTTAGATAATTCACCTTGTATATTTTTAGATACTTCAGCCAACTGTTGCTCTCTATCATCCAGAATTTTCTTAGCTGCTTGTGGATCAACTTCTGCGTAATAATTTAATCCTAAGTGTATTAGAACCTTATTTTTATCTACACTGTTTACCTTGAATACTATATTGCCCTTTCTGTCGCCAAATAACAAGTATTCCTGGTTTTCCTTACCTATCTCGTCTACGGCACTTTTTGATGCTCTTACTGCTTCTAAGGATTCTAGTACCTCTGCCAGGTTCTTCTGAAGGGTATCTATATATTGTCTTAGTGCTGATGCTTGATCATATAGGTATGCTATATATTCTGCCGCTTGTTGTTGCTCTGCCTCTTCACTCATTTCTATCACATTATAATTTTA is from Sulfolobus acidocaldarius DSM 639 and encodes:
- the rpl12p gene encoding 50S ribosomal protein P1, translated to MEYIYASLLLHAAKKEISEENIKNVLSAAGITVDEVRLKAVAAALKEVNIDEILKTATAMPVAAVAAPAGQQTQQAAEKKEEKKEEEKKGPSEEEIGGGLSSLFG
- a CDS encoding 50S ribosomal protein L10; this translates as MIGLAVTTTKKIAKWKVDEVAELTEKLKTHKTIIIANIEGFPADKLHEIRKKLRGKADIKVTKNNLFNIALKNAGYDTKLFESYLTGPNAFIFTDTNPFELQLFLSKFKLKRYALPGDKADEEVVVPAGDTGIAAGPMLSVFGKLKIKTKVQDGKIHILQDTTVAKPGDEIPADIVPILQKLGIMPVYVKLNIKIAYDNGVIIPGDKLSINLDDYTNEIRKAHINAFAVATEIAYPEPKVLEFTATKAMRNALALASEIGYITQETAQAVFTKAVMKAYAVASSISGKVDLGVQIQAQPQVSEQAAEKKEEKKEEEKKGPSEEEIGGGLSSLFGG
- a CDS encoding 50S ribosomal protein L1, with amino-acid sequence MKKVLADKESLIEALKLALSTEYNVKRNFTQSVEIILTFKGIDMKKGDLKLREIVPLPKQPSKAKRVLVVPSFEQLEYAKKASPNVVITREELQKLQGQKRPVKKLARQNEWFLINQESMALAGRILGPALGPRGKFPTPLPNTADISEYINRFKRSVLVKTKDQPQVQVFIGTEDMKPEDLAENAIAVLNAIENKAKVETNLRNIYVKTTMGKAVKVKRA
- a CDS encoding 50S ribosomal protein L11; its protein translation is MPTKTIKIMVEGGSAKPGPPLGPTLSQLGLNVQEVVKKINDVTAQFKGMSVPVTIEIDSSTKKYDIKVGVPTTTSLLLKAINAQEPSGDPAHKKIGNLDLEQIADIAIKKKPQLSAKTLTAAIKSLLGTARSIGITVEGKDPKDVIKEIDQGKYNDLLTNYEQKWNEAEG
- a CDS encoding transcription elongation factor Spt5 — protein: MEDFKYRNYYVLRVTGGQEINVALILEERIKTNNINEIFSVVVPPNIKGYVILEATGPHVVKLISSGIRHVKGVAHGLIQKEDVTKFVSKSVALPAVKEGDLVEVISGPFRGMQAQVVRVESTKNEVVLNILESSYPVQVTVPLEQVKPVKR
- a CDS encoding protein translocase SEC61 complex subunit gamma; this encodes MKVFSIMKISDIIKRLREDWKRIISVAKKPDKDSFNYSIRLTLLVMAVVGLIAYIVQLTTSLIIR
- the ftsY gene encoding signal recognition particle-docking protein FtsY, with the protein product MSVQTGQENKQENKRSFFDFLKYKTIKEDDLNDVIEELRFQLLDSDVSYEVTEKILEDLKNNLIGKKVSRREEVEEIVINTLKKSITEILTKNQKTDLIEKIRSSGKKPFVIIFFGVNGVGKTTTIAKVVNMLKKNNLSTIIAASDTFRAAAQEQLAYHASKLEVQLIRGKYGADPASVAFDAISFAKSRNIDVVLIDTAGRMHIDSDLVEELKRVLRIAKPDFRILILDSLAGSDALEQARHFENNVGYDAVILTKVDADAKGGIALSLAYELKKPVVYMGVGQNYDDLIPFSPDWFVERIFSS
- the pfdA gene encoding prefoldin subunit alpha, giving the protein MSEEAEQQQAAEYIAYLYDQASALRQYIDTLQKNLAEVLESLEAVRASKSAVDEIGKENQEYLLFGDRKGNIVFKVNSVDKNKVLIHLGLNYYAEVDPQAAKKILDDREQQLAEVSKNIQGELSKSIDAYNQIAEILSQVQGKKGE